The Nocardioides salarius genome includes a region encoding these proteins:
- a CDS encoding glycoside hydrolase domain-containing protein, which translates to MSRPTSPRVRLALAGALSGALAVTGVAVQAPLASAADQGGTGSTSERRAPTVEEGQVVTPGDFTGYGFDQCLAPTQKAMNTWWRTSPFSAVGIYISGTSRACRDQPNLTPSWVVKQATRGWRLLPITLGPQASCQPRFPRYDDDVTIDPRPGRKGTYVRALKMGRREAVSAVAAAKALKIAEGSTLWYDLEGFDHNNTACRESALSFLSGWTQKLHALDYVSGVYSSVSSGIKALDDARVNRPDRFALPDAIWLARWDGVANTSSSYIREDGWRPGGRVKQYRGGHDETWGGVRINIDSNFLDLGKGSTARPQGEMCGGTRVNWPSYEMLRPPRETKNGTVRPDPEKVAALQCLLKQRGYFDTEITGTYGGRVVNATKAWQRDHGFAEKDLWARTHWMSLLAAGSKTTTKYGSSGDAVRRLQRSLNAASPKAKVVVTGVYGAAVEKAVKDWQKRVGMSASGVVNAATWRKLQAGRRS; encoded by the coding sequence ATGTCCCGACCGACCTCCCCCCGGGTCCGCCTCGCCCTCGCCGGCGCCCTCAGCGGCGCGCTCGCCGTCACCGGCGTCGCCGTCCAGGCCCCGCTCGCCTCCGCCGCCGACCAGGGCGGCACCGGCTCGACCAGCGAGCGCCGGGCCCCCACCGTCGAGGAGGGCCAGGTCGTCACGCCCGGCGACTTCACCGGCTACGGCTTCGACCAGTGCCTGGCGCCGACGCAGAAGGCGATGAACACCTGGTGGCGCACCTCGCCGTTCTCGGCGGTCGGCATCTACATCTCCGGCACGTCCCGCGCCTGCCGCGACCAGCCCAACCTGACCCCCAGCTGGGTGGTCAAGCAGGCCACCCGGGGGTGGCGCCTGCTGCCGATCACGCTCGGCCCGCAGGCCTCCTGCCAGCCGCGGTTCCCCCGCTACGACGACGACGTCACCATCGACCCGCGCCCGGGTCGCAAGGGCACCTACGTCCGGGCGCTCAAGATGGGCCGGCGTGAGGCCGTCTCGGCCGTGGCCGCCGCGAAGGCGCTCAAGATCGCCGAGGGCAGCACGCTCTGGTACGACCTCGAGGGCTTCGACCACAACAACACCGCCTGCCGCGAGTCGGCGCTGTCCTTCCTCTCGGGATGGACCCAGAAGCTGCACGCCCTCGACTACGTCTCCGGGGTCTACTCCAGCGTCTCGTCGGGCATCAAGGCGCTCGACGACGCCCGCGTCAACCGCCCCGACCGCTTCGCCCTGCCCGACGCCATCTGGCTCGCGCGCTGGGACGGCGTGGCCAACACCTCCAGCAGCTACATCCGCGAGGACGGCTGGCGCCCCGGCGGCCGGGTCAAGCAGTACCGCGGCGGCCACGACGAGACCTGGGGCGGGGTGCGGATCAACATCGACTCCAACTTCCTCGACCTCGGCAAGGGCAGCACCGCCCGCCCGCAGGGCGAGATGTGCGGCGGCACCCGCGTCAACTGGCCCTCCTACGAGATGCTGCGCCCGCCGCGCGAGACCAAGAACGGCACCGTGCGCCCCGACCCGGAGAAGGTCGCCGCGCTGCAGTGCCTGCTCAAGCAGCGCGGCTACTTCGACACCGAGATCACCGGCACGTACGGCGGTCGCGTCGTCAACGCGACCAAGGCCTGGCAGCGCGACCACGGCTTTGCCGAGAAGGACCTGTGGGCGCGCACCCACTGGATGTCGCTGCTGGCCGCCGGCTCCAAGACGACCACCAAGTACGGCTCCAGCGGCGACGCCGTGCGCCGCCTGCAGCGCAGCCTCAACGCCGCCTCCCCGAAGGCCAAGGTCGTCGTGACCGGTGTCTACGGCGCGGCCGTCGAGAAGGCGGTCAAGGACTGGCAGAAGCGGGTGGGGATGAGCGCCTCGGGCGTCGTCAACGCCGCCACCTGGCGCAAGCTGCAGGCCGGCAGGCGCAGCTGA
- the purL gene encoding phosphoribosylformylglycinamidine synthase subunit PurL, with protein sequence MPEVPPQPRVSALDTVAAAADDPGREQPWSDLGLKADEYARIREILGRRPTSSELAMYSVMWSEHCSYKSSKVHLKQFGEIPQETPAGAMLAGIGENAGVIDVGQGYAVTFKVESHNHPSYVEPHQGAATGIGGIVRDILAMGARPVAVMDPLRFGPLDAPDTHRVLPGIVEGVGHYGNCLGLPNIGGEAVFDESYLGNPLVNALCVGVLRHEDLHLAKASGVGNQVILYGARTGGDGIGGVSVLASETFDADGPAKRPSVQVGDPFMEKLLIECTLEIFAAGLVAGIQDLGGAGLSCATSELASAGDGGMHVELDRVPLRDSTLAPEEILMSESQERMMAVVEPGDVDAFMAICAKWDVEAVVVGEVTDTGRLEIDWHGERVVDVPPRSVAHDGPTYERPFARPAWQEALQADGAEALARPSSGEELRETLLRLVASPNLCDKSWITDQYDRYVRGNTVLSQPSDSGMVRIDEETNLGVAVATDCNGRFAKLDPYTGARLALAESYRNVATGGAVPLAISDCLNFGSPEDPDVMWQFAEACRGLKEGCLELGIPVTGGNVSLYNQTGETAILPTPVVAVLGVVDDVTRRTPTGWRAVEGDDPGESVFLLGETHEELSGSEWAHVVHGHLGGLPPRVDLAAEKSLAGLLHEGVGLLTSAHDVSDGGLAQTLAESAISNMCGVRVDLAAVAGGDPFLALFAESAGRAVVTVADADAPALLELAARHGVPVTELGRTGGDQLVVEGAFEVNLLQLRSAWTATLPAALAGDPAAVAATL encoded by the coding sequence GTGCCTGAGGTCCCCCCGCAGCCCCGCGTCTCCGCTCTCGACACCGTCGCCGCCGCGGCCGACGACCCGGGCCGTGAGCAGCCCTGGTCCGACCTCGGCCTGAAGGCCGACGAGTACGCCCGGATCCGCGAGATCCTCGGGCGCCGCCCCACCTCCAGCGAGCTGGCGATGTACTCGGTGATGTGGAGCGAGCACTGCTCCTACAAGTCCTCCAAGGTGCACCTCAAGCAGTTCGGGGAGATCCCGCAGGAGACCCCCGCCGGCGCGATGCTCGCCGGCATCGGCGAGAACGCCGGCGTCATCGACGTCGGCCAGGGCTACGCGGTGACCTTCAAGGTCGAGTCGCACAACCACCCGTCGTACGTCGAGCCGCACCAGGGCGCCGCGACCGGCATCGGCGGCATCGTGCGCGACATCCTCGCCATGGGCGCGCGCCCGGTCGCGGTGATGGACCCGCTGCGCTTCGGCCCGCTCGACGCCCCCGACACCCACCGCGTGCTGCCCGGCATCGTCGAGGGCGTGGGCCACTACGGCAACTGCCTGGGCCTGCCCAACATCGGCGGCGAGGCCGTCTTCGACGAGAGCTACCTGGGCAACCCGCTGGTCAACGCGCTGTGCGTCGGCGTGCTGCGCCACGAGGACCTGCACCTGGCCAAGGCCTCGGGCGTGGGCAACCAGGTCATCCTCTACGGCGCCCGCACCGGCGGCGACGGCATCGGCGGCGTCTCCGTGCTCGCCAGCGAGACCTTCGACGCAGACGGCCCCGCCAAGCGGCCCAGCGTGCAGGTCGGCGACCCCTTCATGGAGAAGCTGCTCATCGAGTGCACGCTGGAGATCTTCGCCGCCGGCCTGGTCGCCGGCATCCAGGACCTCGGCGGCGCCGGGCTCTCCTGCGCGACCTCCGAGCTGGCCAGTGCCGGAGACGGCGGCATGCACGTCGAGCTCGACCGGGTGCCGCTGCGCGACTCCACGCTGGCGCCCGAGGAGATCCTGATGAGCGAGAGCCAGGAGCGGATGATGGCCGTCGTCGAGCCCGGCGACGTCGACGCGTTCATGGCGATCTGCGCCAAGTGGGACGTCGAGGCCGTCGTCGTCGGCGAGGTCACCGACACCGGCCGCCTCGAGATCGACTGGCACGGCGAGCGCGTGGTCGACGTGCCGCCGCGCTCGGTGGCCCACGACGGGCCGACGTACGAGCGTCCCTTCGCCCGTCCCGCCTGGCAGGAGGCCCTGCAGGCCGACGGTGCCGAGGCGCTGGCGCGACCGAGCAGCGGCGAGGAGCTGCGCGAGACGCTGCTGCGCCTGGTGGCCAGCCCCAACCTCTGCGACAAGTCGTGGATCACCGACCAGTACGACCGCTACGTGCGCGGCAACACCGTGCTCTCGCAGCCCTCCGACTCCGGCATGGTGCGCATCGACGAGGAGACCAACCTCGGCGTCGCCGTGGCCACCGACTGCAACGGGCGCTTCGCCAAGCTCGACCCCTACACCGGCGCCCGGCTCGCCCTGGCCGAGTCCTACCGCAACGTCGCCACCGGCGGTGCCGTCCCGCTGGCGATCTCCGACTGCCTCAACTTCGGCTCCCCCGAGGACCCCGACGTGATGTGGCAGTTCGCCGAGGCCTGCCGCGGGCTCAAGGAGGGCTGCCTCGAGCTGGGCATCCCGGTCACCGGCGGCAACGTCAGCCTCTACAACCAGACCGGCGAGACCGCGATCCTTCCCACGCCCGTCGTGGCGGTGCTGGGCGTCGTCGACGACGTCACCCGGCGTACGCCGACCGGCTGGCGTGCCGTCGAGGGCGACGACCCCGGCGAGAGCGTCTTCCTGCTCGGTGAGACCCACGAGGAGCTGTCGGGCTCGGAGTGGGCCCACGTCGTGCACGGCCACCTCGGCGGCCTGCCGCCGCGGGTCGACCTGGCGGCGGAGAAGTCGCTCGCCGGGCTGCTGCACGAGGGCGTGGGGCTGCTCACCAGCGCCCACGACGTCTCCGACGGCGGCCTGGCCCAGACCCTCGCGGAGTCGGCGATCTCGAACATGTGCGGCGTGCGCGTCGACCTGGCCGCCGTCGCCGGCGGCGACCCGTTCCTCGCGCTCTTCGCCGAGTCGGCGGGCCGGGCCGTGGTGACCGTGGCCGACGCCGACGCTCCGGCGCTGCTCGAGCTGGCCGCCCGCCACGGCGTGCCGGTCACCGAGCTCGGCCGCACCGGTGGCGACCAGCTCGTGGTCGAGGGCGCCTTCGAGGTCAACCTGCTGCAGCTGCGCTCCGCCTGGACCGCCACCCTGCCGGCGGCACTCGCCGGCGACCCGGCCGCGGTGGCCGCCACCCTCTGA
- the arfB gene encoding alternative ribosome rescue aminoacyl-tRNA hydrolase ArfB yields the protein MPDDLPVTRTLVIPGAELSERFSRSSGPGGQGVNTTDSRVELSYDVAASSLPPAVRSRVLDSLAGRLVDGVLTVSASEFRTQLANRRAARERLAALVRSAAGPPPPKRRPTKPTRGSQRRRLEAKKQRSQTKRLRRGPDE from the coding sequence GTGCCCGACGACCTGCCCGTGACCCGCACCCTGGTGATCCCGGGGGCCGAGCTCAGCGAGCGCTTCTCCCGCTCCTCGGGCCCGGGCGGGCAGGGCGTGAACACGACCGACTCGCGCGTCGAGCTGTCGTACGACGTCGCCGCCTCGTCGCTGCCTCCGGCCGTCCGCTCGCGGGTGCTCGACTCCCTGGCCGGTCGGCTCGTCGACGGCGTGCTGACGGTGAGCGCCTCGGAGTTCCGCACCCAGCTGGCCAACCGTCGCGCTGCCCGCGAGCGGCTCGCCGCGCTGGTGCGCTCGGCCGCGGGCCCGCCGCCCCCGAAGCGGCGGCCCACCAAGCCGACCCGTGGCTCCCAGCGCCGCCGGCTCGAGGCGAAGAAGCAGCGAAGCCAGACCAAGCGGCTGCGGCGCGGCCCCGACGAGTGA